The genomic DNA GTAACCTCGTTATTTTCCACGTAATTATTACCATTGGCATCCGTCCAGTCTAAGGCTAACCCATCAAAAGTCGCGTGACCATTTGCATCAGAAGTAGAAGTTAAGAAAGTTATCCCTGATGGTAAATTGGCATCCTCTGCATAGCTATTTCCATTACTAGCAATAAAAGTTTTATTGTTCGCATTACTCTCAGAGGTGGCAATTTTGAATTCGGCACCTGCTAGACCAGTCCCGCTATTTTCTGAAATTTTTTCGATATCAAAGCCACCAGTATAATATTTTGGATTCGTTGTTTCTGGTGGTGTTGTACTTTTTGGTCGTTGGCCCGGAAGTTGATGGTTGACAGTAAAGGTATTTTCAACAATATTGTTCCAATATTCTGGAACATGCGTGGTAAGCACCGTACGGATATCAGTATAGCCATTTGCGACTGATCCGGCTTTGATCAGACCAGCTTCTGTCAAAGTGGTTGTCAGTCTATTTGTCTCAGCATCAAACGAGACCGTATAATCGGTAAGCGCCAAGTCTGTCCATTCACCACCAGCTTGTCTAACTTGCATTTTTGCGCTATCTGGAACATAAGTTAAGTCACTATTCAGTTCGTCTACCATTGAAAAATTTGGCTGTAATAACCCACTAGTATCTCGATATACAATGGGCTGACCAGCGATCATCTCGACAGTATCCACCGTCTGTCCAGCGGCATCTAAAATATCGATCGTTCCTGTTTGACTGGCGACTTGCCAGAGACCTGCTGGGATGTTAGTAGTCAATTCCCAGCGAAAGGATTGTCCGGCTTGAACAGAATCGCCTTTTTCACCATTGATTGTTTTGTCAGGATGCAATAAATCTTCTAAAATATTCTTTGGTTCAACTTGTACATCATAGATCAATGAAGATAAATCGGTACGACTGGTTTGGGGAATATGCACAAAAAAAGGATAAACAGCTGTTTCGATTTTTTTTCCATCGGTTGCAGCTAAATTTTCGCCTGTACGTTCATCTGGTAATTCAGTAATTAAATAGATGCCATCATTGGCTCGACCAATGCCTAAGTCAAGCGTTGCTTTTCCACTTGTGTCAGTTGTAATTGTCTGGGCGTTGAAAGTGGTGTCGATTTCGTAATCTGTGCCCAATTGTTGTTGTTTTGGATCAGTTAAAGAGCTACCACTCGATAATTTTTTCACCCGTTCCACTTTGAAGTTGATTCCAGGAATCAACTCTCTATCTGGATTGGTGAGGGTTCCGTCTCCTCGAGGTTCCAACTCACTAAAGTCAGTGATCGCGTACTTCCAGATCGTTAAGCTTCGCCTAGATGTTTCATTGGCAATTGCGTTATCAACTGTTTCAGCTAAGGCGATTGGTACATGAGGTAATCGCAACGAATGGTCAATAGAAGATAGACCGATTGATAAAAGTGTTGTAGCAAATACTAATTTTGATAATGTTTTTATTATGGATTTCTTCTTCATTTTCTCCCTCCTCAACTATCAAGCAATGCATGTTCAAATGTATGTGTACGTTAGATTTGCTGAGTGATTGAACATGTATGCCTGCTTACATACATAGGTCAAGAGTAGAGGATGAAAGTGATCTCCAAAGCAAAAGTTTCATAAATGACACTTTTATCATTAGGATAAGGTGAGTTTATGATGGTAATAAGATTAATTTACGTTTGCTGGTTGATTGTACTAGATGAACATCCATAAAAGAATAAAGTAAATGAAATATTGGATTTACTAAAAAACTTTTAGCAAATGTAGCTTCTAAGTAGATAATAAAAATCAGACCAATGGCTATAAAAAGCGTAACCTGATGGAATAGGTGATTGTCATTACTCGGACATTTGTGCAATGATCTCTACTTTTTCCCATAAGGTATTGAGTGTCTTGATTTCGAAAACCCCTTTTTGTTCGTCTCGGAAGACATAGGCGATGATTTTTTGTAATCGACTATATTTTTTTTGCCCTCTTTCCAATTCACCATGAAGCGTTAGTTTTGCAGCATATAAAAATAATCGCCAAATCCGAAAGCGATAATTAAAACGGTGAGGTGTTCGTTTCAAAATAAATGTCGTTGCAACGGTGACATTGCTTTTACGGCAAGAATCTAGGGCTGTTTCGTAATACCCAAAATACAATAGATCCAAGACTAATGGGTCTAAGACTTCTTCATGATTCGTTCTGCGGTATAAAAATCGTTTAAAAAAATAATCATATTCTTCAAAATTAAGCGTTTCCGTAATTGAAGAAAAAAGTTTTAGCTCGATGTTTGTCCATAGATCAATACTATTTAAATAAGTTTTTACTTGTTGGATCAATGTTTCGTATTCTTGATAATCGCCAATGAACTTGCTGTGGATTAGACCAGCGCGCCAATATACATATTGATAACCTAAACCATCTGTTTTAACAAATTGGTCCAACGCTTGAGTTTTTATTTTTGCGATTTCAAGATAGTCAAATTTAGCAAGGGCTTCAGCCAACTGGTTTTCTAAAATTTTAGAACCTTGTTTGATCAAAGGGATTACTTCTTCAAATTCAGTTAATTCGATCCCAAGAATGTCAATGATTTTTAAAAAATTGTTTAGACTGATTTCACCTTCTCCGCGAACAAAGCGATAATAAGTAGGTCTTGTGATTCCTGTAGCAAAAATCGTTTTTGTTGAAATTTTTTTTTCTTTTCTAATATCATTCAATAATTCCCCCAAAGCAAGAGGAGTTTTTACATGGTTGATCATCGGATTCACCCTTTCTTTTATCTTGGAAAATAAAAATATATAAGTTATTTTATTTTTAAAATAAGTTATGTTTTGTATTGATAAATAAAATTATATCTAACTATTTTAAATATAAACATTATAATAATAAGGTTAATCTAATATATATTTACTTTTAGATAACATTAATTATTTTTGTTTTGTTATTTAAAAATAATATTTTATTATCTTAAGTGTAATTTTTTTTGATGTAGTGATAAAGTTATTTGCTTATGAATGAGTCAACCTATTTTCAAGTTAAGAAAATTTTAAGAATTGGTTTATTATTTTGATTTCTGTGAAAATTTGTACAAAAAATTCTTAGAACGTACCTAATAAATCGTAGAAGAGTAGTGTCATATATGAAACTCTCTGACACTCTAGATCCATTTAAGTTTAGTGTAAGGATATTAAGCTGTTAGCTACTTGTATGTAGGAGATAAAATAGGATCGCTGAAAATCAATGGGATAGTCAAAGGAGTAACTTTTTATGGAAAAAGAAAAAATATTATATAAAAATGGTAAGAAAATAACTATAAGAAGTACAAGTATCAAAAAAAGTAATGTGTATAAACGAAAGATCGCTGGGGCGTTTATAGTCATTGGTACGGTGGCAAGTAGTTTTAGTCATAGTATTGTATCAGCTGATCAAATCATTACGAATACGATAGAAATGGAAGATACACCCATTTCGCCAATCGATGAGATGGTCTTATCAGAAAGTACCACAAACTCAGATAGTGAGCGACTTGAAGCGAAAGAGGAGGAGGAAGTATCTACAGAAGAAGATAATGAAGTGACTACTCCTTCACCTATTCCTGATTTGCCGGACAATCCGGAACCAGAACCAACTTTCCCTCAACCATCTGTGCCAGAAACGCCTAAACCACCAATATCACGACCTCCAGCAATCACACCTGAGATGCCAACAACGCCTCCACCGATAGGATCAGAAATAAAGGGTAATGAGGATTCAGGCACGAATGGTGTTGAGTCAATCCCAGTTCAAACGGAATCAGAGGGAGAAGTATGGACGTCTCCACCTGAAACATCTTTGGGAGCGGCCCCTGCTGAGACGGTGCCAACTGAAACCGTAGAAAGCATAACGATAACCAAAGGACCGATTGCCCGAACCGAACAGAGTAGTCCCTTTTTTAGAGGGTTTTCTGCCAATACGACCACGGAAGCTTTTATTCAAGAAATTGCGCCGGAGGCTAGAAAAGTTGCTTTAAGCAACGATCTATATGCATCTGTGATGATTGCTCAAGCCATTTTAGAATCGGGTAGTGGAAGT from Enterococcus mundtii includes the following:
- a CDS encoding SpaH/EbpB family LPXTG-anchored major pilin encodes the protein MKKKSIIKTLSKLVFATTLLSIGLSSIDHSLRLPHVPIALAETVDNAIANETSRRSLTIWKYAITDFSELEPRGDGTLTNPDRELIPGINFKVERVKKLSSGSSLTDPKQQQLGTDYEIDTTFNAQTITTDTSGKATLDLGIGRANDGIYLITELPDERTGENLAATDGKKIETAVYPFFVHIPQTSRTDLSSLIYDVQVEPKNILEDLLHPDKTINGEKGDSVQAGQSFRWELTTNIPAGLWQVASQTGTIDILDAAGQTVDTVEMIAGQPIVYRDTSGLLQPNFSMVDELNSDLTYVPDSAKMQVRQAGGEWTDLALTDYTVSFDAETNRLTTTLTEAGLIKAGSVANGYTDIRTVLTTHVPEYWNNIVENTFTVNHQLPGQRPKSTTPPETTNPKYYTGGFDIEKISENSGTGLAGAEFKIATSESNANNKTFIASNGNSYAEDANLPSGITFLTSTSDANGHATFDGLALDWTDANGNNYVENNEVTRDYWVVETTAPQGYELLKAPQRVTVDLTTADDAMIELTVTNKPQTSLPFTGGIGRNLIITIALVAIVIGTTVVIIHKKRKQT
- a CDS encoding helix-turn-helix domain-containing protein, yielding MINHVKTPLALGELLNDIRKEKKISTKTIFATGITRPTYYRFVRGEGEISLNNFLKIIDILGIELTEFEEVIPLIKQGSKILENQLAEALAKFDYLEIAKIKTQALDQFVKTDGLGYQYVYWRAGLIHSKFIGDYQEYETLIQQVKTYLNSIDLWTNIELKLFSSITETLNFEEYDYFFKRFLYRRTNHEEVLDPLVLDLLYFGYYETALDSCRKSNVTVATTFILKRTPHRFNYRFRIWRLFLYAAKLTLHGELERGQKKYSRLQKIIAYVFRDEQKGVFEIKTLNTLWEKVEIIAQMSE
- a CDS encoding peptidoglycan DD-metalloendopeptidase family protein; the protein is MEKEKILYKNGKKITIRSTSIKKSNVYKRKIAGAFIVIGTVASSFSHSIVSADQIITNTIEMEDTPISPIDEMVLSESTTNSDSERLEAKEEEEVSTEEDNEVTTPSPIPDLPDNPEPEPTFPQPSVPETPKPPISRPPAITPEMPTTPPPIGSEIKGNEDSGTNGVESIPVQTESEGEVWTSPPETSLGAAPAETVPTETVESITITKGPIARTEQSSPFFRGFSANTTTEAFIQEIAPEARKVALSNDLYASVMIAQAILESGSGSSQLSASPHYNLFGIKAYTEENSVEFLTQEDDGTGNLYTLSARFKSYESYEESFLDYAKLLREGLTQDADFYSGVWRSNTSSYQEATRFLTGRYATDTSYYQKLDALIDVYDLEKFDIEIDQLMIGENGFINPLEHFTITSHYGMRGAEFHRGIDLAANAGAPIFASEAGTVIKSEYHASWGNVISIRHENGLFTLYAHQSVNVVEPGQVVQKGEVIGFVGSTGNSTGPHLHFELSTDASMEQRFLIDPFEIIQL